TCAAGTATCTTAGCACTGGTGAGGTGGAACGCTACAAGGCTCGTCTGGTCGCTCGTGGCTTCACACAAACCTATGGCCTTGACTACACGGACACATTCGCTCCGGTCGCTAAACTTCACACTGTCCGTGTCGTTCTCTCCCTTGCTACGAACTTGTCTTGGGACTTATGgcaaatggacgtcaagaatgTGTTTCTTCAGGGGGAGCTTTCTGAAGAAGTCTACATGCACCCTCCACCGGGTTTGGAAGATATTGTTGCTCCGGGTAAGGTGCTCCGACTCCGCAAGGCCATCTACGGTTTAAAACAATCTCCGAGGGCATGGTACCACAAGCTCAGCTCCACCCTTCGCACCCATGGCTTCAAGCGTTCTGAAGCCGATCACACCTTGTTCACTCTTCGCTCCACCAATGGCCTTGTTGTAGTCCTGATCGATGTGGATGACATCATTATCTCAGGTGATAATAAGGAAGGTATTGACACCACCAAGTCCCTTCTTAATTCCtcatttgatattaaagatcttggTGCGCTCAAGTACTTCCTTGGGATTGAAATCTCTCGCTCTCCGGAGGGTTTATTTCTCTCCCAAAGAAAGTATACCCTTGATCTTTTACATGAGACAGGTAAACTTGGAGCTAAGCCGGTGTCTACTCCACTTGAAGAAGGATACCAGGTCAAGCGAAAaggggagatgaagaagacaccAAATGCTCCGGCTAGCAAGCTGGCCGAACCATATGCGGATCCGGGGAGATATCGTAGGCTTGTAGGGAAACTGATCTATCTCACAATCACACGGCCGGACTTGTGCTATGTTGTTAACCAAGTTAGTCAACATATGCAAGCACCGACGAACTTCGACTGGAACACGGTGGAACGGATCCTGTGTTACCTAAAAGGGAGTCCCGGCCAAGGTGTTTGGATGGGCAAGAACAACAGCACGGAGATAGTAGGGTATTGTGATGCGGATTACGCAGGTGACACAATGGATAGGAGGTCAACATCCGGATATTGTACGTTTGTTGGAGGGAACCTGGTAACGTGGcgatcaaagaaacaaaaggtcgTCTCATGCTCAAGTGCCGAGTTCGAATACTGGGCCATGAAGAAACTCACCAATGAACTCACGTGGCTCAAATCACTCCTCAAGGACCTTGGGTTCGAGTCTAATCAACCGATCACAATGCACTGTGACAACAATGCCGCAATACACATTGCGACCAACTCAGTCTTTCACGAACAGACCAAGCATATTGAAGTGGATTGTCATAAGGTtcgagagaagattgaagaaggggTAATCTTACCATGTCACACACCAAGTAAAGACCATTTGGCAGACATCCTCACCAAGGCTGCGAGTCCCCAAGTTTGTGAATATATCTATGGCAAGCTGGGACTCGTAGACCCTACACGTCCAAGATAGACTCATCTAACTCGTGgatatcacactctttttcccttaacatagATTTTGTCCCATGGGGTTTTTTCTATGCTAAGgtttttttaatgaggtgatacTTCACGagttccaagcttagccattccattcggctaagcttgagggggagtattgaccaTAATCGATCATGAACTTGGTAGTGTCCGTACGGTCACATGTACGGACGTTCGTATGTATGAGGAACAAGGCCGAGTCTCACTAGTATTACATGTAGGAAATGAGGCCTTATCACATAAAGCccaagagaaggatcgagaacaGCATTCTAGTcgttagaagagaagaaggacgGAGGTCACGGGTCTTAAGTCCACTTGGGGGGACCAGGACAGGTCGCTTTCACCCTTGGGACCAGTTTTCTCTTACCTTATGTCCCTATCACCTAGAATGTCTCATATAAGGGAGTAGCCCTAGCTGTCTTCACTATTTAAAGGCTCTTAGCCACATTGTAACAAATATACTTATGGAATCAAGTATTCTCTTCATTCTCTTTGCCGACCTAACCCACATTTCTCATTCTTAGTTCTCTACTTCCACTTAAGCTAacaggaagaagatgagagagtgaaagaatgagagactaagagaataagataatcaGTATTTAAAGGAAGAGAAGTGATGAAAATTTACATTTAGTTAAAATGGGAGTAAGAATAGGATCTGATGGTGATTCTCTTGTTGATCTGATCAGAAACAAACTTTGGGCGCcgtgaaaaaaaacaaaaattgatgatgaagaaatatgaaagtgagaaagaaacaatgaaatatttatagaaatatagGTCATTTAGCTCTTTAGCTCAttgataaaaatgatattttactttttttttctttttctttagttttttcaCTCTCTCATtggcaagaaaaaaaatcttattaaaattcACTTCATAGCATTAGATTGTGGCTCtctaaaatataaagaaaattcggccattttttttatctttagtcCAGTGGTATAAGAAGTAGTATTGAGGACTCATATGTCATGAGTTTGACCCGtttatttgttcatttttcttttttaccgtTTTTTCTTTCATTGTGGCCTCCGACAAGTTAGCGACGACTTTGGTAATAGATGACGACGACTTCAATGCCACAGAGAATAGAAAGCTGTTCAGCTTTTTTGAATATGTTATTTAAGCATGTTGCTCAAACTTGTGTAAGCAAgtgaataagaagaagacgaataAGGTAAAGATCGCATATTCCAAGGATCTTTAATGCTACATCGATTACGCTAATCCCCAAAACCCCAGGAGCAGATACTCTCAAACAGTTTAGGCCAATCTCTTGTTGCAGCACAGTCTACAAGGTCATAGCCAGATTATTGAAGCAGAAGCTGAAACTGTTCATCTCGGATACAGTTCAGAATAACCAGGTTGGGTTTGTTCAGGGACGCCAATTATGTGAGAATGTGCTCTTGGCGTCGAAGTTAGTGACAGATTTTCATACCGATGGTGCCACCACCAGAGGGTGTCTTCAGGTCGACTTAGCCAAAGCTTATGATAATCTGAGCTGACGGTTTCTTATTAATGTCCTCCAAGCTATAGACTTGCCTCCACAATTTCTTGCTTGGATCAAGGAGTGCTTCACTTCCACCAGTTTTAGCATTGGCTTCTTTCCCGGCAAGAAAGGGCTTAGGCAGGGGGATCCcatctcctctcttctctttgtctTGGCCATGGACGTCTTGTCAAAAAAACTGGATCGAGGAGTAACAAGTAATATGTTTGGGATTCATCCGATGTGCTCGACCCCATTAATTACTCACCTGAGCTTTGCAGATGATattctcatcttcttcgatGGACAGGAATCATCTTTGAATGGTGTTCTCCACATTCTCGATGAGTTTAAGAGTCACTCTGGACTGGGAATTAACAAGGATATATCGACTCTTTTTTTGGATGGAGGGGACCTGCAAGCTAGTCTTCAGGTAGCCAATAGGGTGGGAATTGCTTTGTCCTCCTTCCCGGTTCATTATTTGGGGGTTCCTCTTACCTCCAAGAAGATGACAAAGCAGGATTTTGAACCATTGATAGATAAAATCCGGAAGCGGTTTAATTCTTGGACCGTGAAGCACTTATCCTTTGCCGGAAGACTTCAATTAATCAGGTCTGTTATCTATACAACAATTACATTCTGGGCGTCTATCTTCATTCTTCCAAACCAGTGCTTGGATTCTATTGAAAGCATGTGTAGTGCATTTCTTTGGAGTGGTGCTCCAAACTCTGCAAGGGGTGCCAAAGTCAGTTGGGATTTGGTTTGCACGCCCAAGGAAGCAGGAGGTTTAGGGCTTAAAAGActtttggattggaataaagTGTTGGGTTAATTTGGCTCATTTTTGCCTCGGGGGGTTCTTTATGGGTTTCATGGATAAAGAGAAATCTGATTAGGAATCATTGTTTCTGGGAGTTGAATCACGCATCCTCAAGTAGTTGGCTCTGGAAATTGTGATATGTCAGTACCAGTTTCTAAGAATTAAGTTTATATTTGGTTCTAGCCTGAGCTCAAAGGTTTTTCTTGCTACATGTTTTGATTTGTCACTGGTCTAATTACTTTGTGAAATTTGAAGTTGCGTGTCGAGAGCATATTTTGGCTAGATGACTCTCTGAGTTGGTTTAATCATTGTGTGCAATTTGAAGCTTACTTAACGCGTTAAGCTTCCTAGGGGTTTAATTTAGCTCtgctaaaattaatataaatagcCGATAGTATGTTAGCTTGCTTCGTAACTGAACATGAGAACAATCCTTGAGAAATCTTCTTTCAAGTCGTATTGGTCGAAGCTCCTTAGGGGTTTGTGATCCTGATTAATATATTGGTTCGTTGTAAGTTTTTGTGTTAGGAACCTAAATTGGGAATGCATACTTTGATTACGTTATGCTTGTTATGTGATTTAGCTGCTCTGCTgatgaatgaatatatatatagatttggaTTTTACAGCTGAAACCATATTGTATCTCAGTGTCCTATACAAGTGAACACAAACGAGTCAACCGAAGCTTCCAAGTAACCATcaggagatagagagagaggtcaAGGGGAGTGGGAAGCTGCTGCAGACATAATGGAAGGGAAGGAATCATCTGGCATAATAGCAGTAAAAAGAGTCACTCGTAATATGAGTGTGAAGCTTGCAAACAGTAGCTAGTAGTCAGCATAAGTTGTATATGTTACAATTGTTACTATTAGTAGTAGATTATATAAACATAAGTTGATCACTATACTGAAACANAGATTTGGATTTTACAGCTGAAACCATATTGTATCTCAGTGTCCTATACAAGTGAACACAAACGAGTCAACCGAAGCTTCCAAGTAACCATcaggagatagagagagaggtcaAGGGGAGTGGGAAGCTGCTGCAGACATAATGGAAGGGAAGGAATCATCTGGCATAATAGCAGTAAAAAGAGTCACTCGTAATATGAGTGTGAAGCTTGCAAACAGTAGCTAGTAGTCAGCATAAGTTGTATATGTTACAATTGTTACTGTTAGTAGTAGATTATATAAACATAAGTTGATCACTATACTGAAACAGAGTTGAAAACAGAGGATGTTGTTAGATACTTGTCATGCGTTATGCAAAATCCCatataaattaagtaaaacatGTATGAAAACTTCATTAGGCATCACAGTTTTTAGCAAGAAAGGACTAAACAATGTGTAATAGTATTTCGAAAATAATAGACAAGATTGGTTGAATTaggatacaacaacaacaacaacacataataAGATTCTTACAGAGCTAACAAGAGNNNNNNNNNNNNNNNNNNNNNNNNNNNNNNNNNNNNNNNNNNNNNNNNNNNNNNNNNNNNCTTGCATgaattcaaaactcatggtaagaatgtgattatatattttgttagaatttatcttatattttgttcattttttttatgtatttcttccttccttctcggTCTTCTTattatgtaattgaaaattacatatgcgtaatatattattttataaatgtaactttcatcctttaaaatcctataaataaccattttcacatcatcatcaactatatctcaaattatatatatatatatatatatatatatatatatatatatattttgtttatgttcttgcttgggttcaaaactcatggtaagagtgttatcatatattttattagatttatcttatttttttcaaatgtttttttttatgtatttcttccttccttctttgtcgtctgattatttttaatttttaattacgtatgtataataaaattttggtgtctgtaaaaaaaattatagatgcATATTCAACAATACTAAATTTCGATCAAAGCCCAATGAGGGAATGAAGCTAAAAATCAActtcattcatgtatatttattttatttttgaaagtatgcgatgttttaacaaaataaacgattatatttattaaataaaaaatttaactctctcttacttctaaaaatttgtaatcattatatttagttcttgtgatccaaaatataattgtataaagatcattataatgtttgtttcattcaaaaatttgtaatttaatgattttctatataaaacacaatttgatatttcatttcCAAAATTTAACTATAAAGAATAAATCGATAGAATTTTACCTAGCAATAAGGGgagtataaaaaatattaataaataaattaatctttgggatgtttttattgcatttcataagattttatagaaaatatatttaattgatagttaaaaaataattttggaatttatttattaaatgttttatgtaaattttgaatatcatagtaaatttatatttttatcattaacaatagtttttaaataagtggtatattttgatattgtatgatttgaattaataaagtgtattattgacatttacaaaatttgtttgttatatatgtatttttagggagagtttcaaaaatacatcattttcaatctcatttttcaaaaataccatttaaaaattttttattgaaaatcttCTCATAATATTCTAatagttttatgattattacataaacttaaatgaattaacataattaatacaACAACCCGCGCAAATGCGTGGGACCGTAACTAGTCATctataataaaaaggaaaaattctcAATATTTCTTAATAACTAtaccattttatattttgattgttttttcttaattatattttttatatatatatattttatggtcaattaagtaataatattttggtcaagaatttagttaaatggttttttttttaattctagttttttatatatatctcacttccagttaaatatgatttttttttgggatcatttttcattttgattaaatCAGAAAgaccaattttttaattaagttctttttgtttccatattttTCCATAGATTTTGTGCAATTAGCCGTTAAGGGTTTTGATAAAAAGGGaatattaacttttttcttttctttttcacgcTCTTCATTAATGATATCTAGCCGTTGAAAGTTTTGATTACAGAAAAGGTAAATATATACTTTGAGAAAATCTCATGTAATTCCTAATCTCAATTCATTTCAGCTTATGATATctatttctcattattataattttctaatcGAATAGTATATTATAGTATATCAAACTGGCAAGTATATGGAATGTGGCTTTGAAAATCCAAACAATGGTTGgttaatataaaaatctattaCAATTATCAATAACAAATTGATAGATTATATCAGTTCATGAAAAATATTGCTCCAAAAGTTATCAGTTTAGGGTGCTGCACTGCTTCTtacatatctaatattttaGTGTTGCGAGAGAGACGGCAAACATAGAGTGTCTTATTTGTTACGGAAAATGGCTGAATTTAACAGCCAAATGTTAGCACAACTCAAAGTAGAAAAGGACTTAAGCGTTTCGTGACATATTTTGAAGATCATAATAAGAACATGTACCTCAACAAAATCGGGAGTTTCATCAAGTCCTTTCACCGCCTCATTTTCTTCCATCAGAATGCTTTCTTCTCGAAAGTAGTCTTCGTACCTGGAATATCAAAAAACCTAGTGATCGCTCCATGTATGCCAAAAACTTCACCCAATAtgctattaataaaaaaattcaagatgCAAACGTTAGTTCAGTCCCCTTACCAAACCTTGTAATCTATGCAATacctaattaacaaaattaaagtgTTAGTCTTCTGTTAGAAACATTAAAACTCTAGCAACAAGTTACAACAACAAGTCCCCATAACATGGAATATCAATTTAGTAATTTACTTTGGTCGATggtaaaaatatttgaagaaacGTTTGCTGCAAACGTGGAGGATACAAATATCAGCCACAAAAAAACTTGCTCGGAGAGCAAAAGTGGAAATTTAAGGCGCTGCTTACATATCTGATATTTTGGTCAGGGGAGAGATATTGGCAACAAAGAGTACTTTCTGAAATTAAAAGCCAAGTGTGTTAGCAATGACTCTAAGGAGAAAAGGACTTAAactatatacaaacaaaaagtaGCCTCATCTAAAGATTCATCCGCATAATAAGCCATCTTTTGACTTTGTGGTAacagttcttttattttatagataataAGAACATGTACCTCAACAGAATCAGGAATGTCGTAAAATACTTCCTCTGCCTCGTCTTCTTCTATCCAAAGGCTTTCTCTGTCATCAAGTCCTTCCCTCTTCCTCATTTTCTTTAATCAGATACCTGGAATATCATAAACCCTGGCTAGTGATCCCTCCAAGTATACCAAAAACTCCACTCAATGTGCCCTTGATAACAAACACAAGAGGAAGATAGTTCAAAATCTCTTACCCAAGCCTTGTATTCTATGCAATACCTAAAATAACAGCGTTAGTCTTATCTAATGGCATTTAAAACTCTAACCAATAAGTTACAAGCAGAGTTACATAAATCAAATTACTTGGGTAAAAGGTATGATTATGAAGGTTTCTTAAAATCAGCCACATGAGAAAATATCTTAAGACCGCACATGTATTCACCGGACTTCATTTTCAGCACCTGGAGTATAAAAGATTCAATCAGCAAACTTGCTTTCCAATGACTATACTTGGAAACTTATTTCCATCATTACTACAAAACTAATCTCACCTTCTTTACTTGGTTAGCAGAAGCAAGCTCAACAAAGCCATAGCCCACATGGTTATTATAATGGTTTACAATAAGTTGAACATGGACAACTTCTCCAACATCATAGAAGAAATCGATGTTGTAAAAGCCGAGGGTCAAGTATCAGTCATACTCTGAGAACGAAAGTGGATACTGAAGCCGTAGCCCCCCTATACTTACATATCTGATATTTTAGTTTTGCGAGGGAGACTGTTAATAATGAGCGTCTTTTTTGTTACGGCAACTACCTGAATTTAACAACAGCCAAGTAGTTTTGTGTTAGCATGACTCAAAGTAGAAAAGGATTCCGAGCCAAGTTATACGATTCGATTTCCACAAGGTCAAAATAAGGGgcaatttggggattttgaaGAAAGATTGTGGCTAACCGTGACTGATGTAAGGAGTATCACTACTGGACTGAGTTTTCAGTGAGTCCAGTAGTGATACTCCTTACAACTGAGACGACTCTTTTGGAATCCATTTTGCACTGAGAATTCCGACAGACGCCAAATTTGGAGACTTTTTGTAGATAAAAGGTGAGACTTTTTGCTTGCTGACGAGTTGAGTGGTTTGATACTTTGATGTGAGAAGAAAGAACCAATTTataaaccgaactaaaccaacCATATTGAAATATATCGAAATTGGTATTAAATACTGAAATTAACCTATCAAAACAAATCCGCATCGATTTTTCTTAAACTGAACcgattaaattctttttttttctatgaacaAAACCGATTAAACTATTGGTTTtcattccaaaataaaatattatcaatttatcatagTCAGAGACTCAAAGTTTGTTGGCTAACCTAAACCGGTTAAGAAAGAATgaacatataaaccaaaaatatcaaTGCCAAATTGCAAAAACATCGAAACtagaatcaaaacaaacataattattacACTATTGATTCCAATTTTGTTATAGTGTATATTACCTTAACGGCTATAACCACCAATTTTTCTTATAGCGTTATAACCTGAACCGAACAAACCCATAAAATGCTGGATGAGACTCATAGGACTGCGGAATAGTATACATGGGCTAGTTTTTATCATATAATAAGCCCATTAACAAATTTAGAAAGGTTTCGTGTAGCCCACGTGACTTTTTCTTTGGTACGTgcacaaaaccctaatctcccCTTAAATAGCCAAAATTCCACGAGAACCCTAACCGCAGTCGATttgcttctttcatttttttttgcaggggccaaaaaaagagagagagagaagacgatGAAGGTTATTGCGGCGTACCTCCTTGCCAAACTCGGCGGAAATGAGAATCCATCCGTCGCTGATCTGAAGAAGATCTTCGAATCTGTTGGTGCAGAGATCGACCAAGAGAAGATAGATCTGTTCTTTTCTCTTATCAAAGATCGCGATGTGACTGAGCTTATCGCTGTTGGACGAGAGAAGATGGCGGCTCTATCTTCCGGTGGTCCTGCCGTTGCTGTTGCTTCTGGAGGAGGCGGTGGTGCTGCTCCAGCCGCTGAGCCTGCTGCGGCTGAGagtaagaagaaggaagaagagaaagaggaatcAGAAGACGACGGTGGAATGATGAGTCTCTTCGATTGATCGTAGCTTGTGATGATGGTAGAATGTTTCGATCTGCCGTATTATCTTATCGttgtttatgtctttttttcttaattagggtttctggATTTGTGTGGTTTCCATTGATTATTATCGTCTTTGGTTACTTGAGTTTGGTGCGaataaactatttttgtttctgatgagattgtttttctcttttgaacGTTTATGCATTTTACAGTGGATGCCCTAGTCAAGATCTCAAAAAGTTTTTTCCCATTGAGTTAGTATTCTATAAGGGTTTTGCAGTGTCCAATGTCtccaacttctttttttatcattCATTCTTTACACTTAAGAAAATGTATATGTGCAGTGACTGATATGAATTTACCTACGATTCGAATTTTATATTGATTGTTGACATTTTTCATATAGATTATGGATATTTCCAATGTGTAGTGTGCGtttaaacattttgtttctGATGTTCCTCAATCCAACTTCTACCTTAGAACATCTATATGCTTTTCACTAGAAATCGTAATGAGTGACAATTATAAATCAAAGATCGCATTTTGTATTGAACAATGTCATTTTCCATGGGTTACTTGTTGTTTTGACAGTGTGAAAAGACTTGACTTTGTCAGAATGTATAAACTTTTCTTGTCGTTTCTTAGGTATAGTACCTCAATCCATTTTATTCTAGTGAACATACTCTAAAAACCTGCCATGTTTTATTGGATTGAATAGTAACATTTTCATGTACTTGTGTACTTTGTTGGTGTTGAAGATTTAAGTTTCTGTGAATAAAATGTCATacattgtttctgaattaaATCTGATGTTCTTC
The sequence above is a segment of the Camelina sativa cultivar DH55 chromosome 10, Cs, whole genome shotgun sequence genome. Coding sequences within it:
- the LOC104719688 gene encoding 60S acidic ribosomal protein P2-5; protein product: MKVIAAYLLAKLGGNENPSVADLKKIFESVGAEIDQEKIDLFFSLIKDRDVTELIAVGREKMAALSSGGPAVAVASGGGGGAAPAAEPAAAESKKKEEEKEESEDDGGMMSLFD